atagaccggctttgtgaatgaggcctactaacggtaagactatcattttaattatacatacatacatacatacatatatatatatatatatatatatatatatatatatatatatatatattaatcttgtaatattatattagtatagggttgaattttaacttgtaaaattctagggtttgaaatttaaattgtctaaattaaacttttaatcacataaatttcaaaacttgagggcaagttttaaacttttcaaaacataggggatcaaataacaaatattccaaattaacatttaatcacataattatccatattttatttatttaattatttcttgcaaaacaatttaccaatttaattaaaataattaatcaattatcacataaggaaattattattcaattaattgataaatatctttaattaggtcaagaatatactcaaatatatataaaaatctgattaatattgacccattaagattaAGATAAGTTAccaaaagataaacagcaagaaatcccgaaattagctctttctgacgctcggactcgccgagtaccacaatggactcgccgagttgagcctactcgccgagtccactatgggactcacTGAGATCATCAGGTAGAatgacaaaattcgaattttgcaagcaaccaatgcatcaattcaatagaaaccaatctaggctctgataccactgatgggttttagccatatgaacattcctatgtgcccATACAAacactaatgcttggatctaggtttctctaattgaacatgcattgtatccaagactttagAACAATAGATCTagataataacataagaaaaacagatctagaagattaccttaagttgcttgcttgaatattcttgtccttggagcttagagtcacaattgtcactcctctaatggcttacaaacaccaactagcaagagggtgattagagagagaggagaggggatcaagaatcggccagggtttcttctagaGCATAGGTGCCGATTTTccttgacccctagggtctatttatactagtgaggctcctagggtttcacccttaaaccctaattggataacttaggccctaagcaatccaataccctaatgataagccttggactaattctaagcctatcctaagTCCCTagaaaccgtccaccccttatccataagggattatagcccaaagtacaactattatacaattgacagtttatgcccctttattcaattaatctctttaagtcaccaaattaattcctaattaatttatgacttatattaatcaaataacaataatattattccttatattaaactcataatatattaataatatttcttctctcataataaatcatcctgtcaagttgctatggtgaaggcaacccaaaaggaccatgcacaaccgggtcaaatacttgccaaatatagttgcagccttagacactattccaacagtcctccacccccaaacgtttctgtcatccttggtttggggtgtgacatgcaaGTTGCTAGTTATCCTATTATAAAATCTAATGTTTGATTATGTAAtgtcatttaaaacttaattatgtAAAAGAAATGGTATGGTTTTCTTTAGTGGTAGTGCTTTTCATTTGCATTAGTTAACCAATCATTACAAAAGCTATTAGATACTTAAATTGGTTTCCAAAAAATTATGAAATTGTAATGGATACATATTTTATTCACAGTCGATAAAATCTCCTTGAATTCTAACAACATTTGTAAGACAATCCCGTTCTCCGTGAAGCTTATCAATCTCCACATTTGCATCTATAATCCACTTCTCAACCTCTTTGACTTTGTTCATAGTCTTAGCAAtccatttttatttttcattaacTTGTTCCACTAGATCATTTTCACATTGATTGAGTGTATGAGTTATTTTAGAGTCTCTTTCATTGGCTTCTTCTACGGCCATCATAGCTTCAAAAATTTCATCAACCATTTTATCTAGGAGTAGACGGGTTAATATCTGAACAAGCATAACAATCTTCTTTTTTAGAATGTCAAACAACAAATTCGGATGAAATCATTCTCaatttttttacctttttaatGTACTTCGTTTAAGATGGATGGTAGATCCATATTAATGATGTGATGTTTTAACAAAGTAAAGTGTATCCAGAATGGGTGTTCGGAATTTGTGTCCGGACCAGGTGTCTAAAATTTGTGCTCGGAATATGTATCTGTAACTGTGTTTTTAGAACATGTGTCTGGAATATGTGTCCATGAGTATGATGACATGAATTATTATTTGACGTCCGGAATTTCAGTCTGAAATGGAAGTCTTGAATGTGTTTATTGGAATGTACGACCCTTAATGTTCATGACCCACAATAAATAAGAGATTGGAACTGAAGAAAGTATGCAACTCCAGAATGATAGTAAATTAGTTGTATCCATAGACTATACAATAAGAGATAACGGTCGTTCTATCTTGGATAATCATTGAGGATGATATGGTTGTCACTGGTCTCCTACATCTGATGTATGGATCAAATTGGGTCTGCTTGAAAAAGATGTTTAATAATGAGTTATATTGTAGAAAGTATCGAACTgaagaagaaatgaagattaAGTTTAAAGGCATAAGATCAAAGGTGAAGATGTTTATTAAAATTAGTCTTAAAATTGACAAAGAATTattggatgaagatgaagaagtaatTGTGAAGTTGTCAAGGAtggaatacaaaaacataagtaaTGAGATTGATTTTTCATACGAACATGTTTGGAATTTTTTAAAACATGTCCCGTGTTTTTAAATtatgtatgttgttatttgtaggtTAAATAAATTTATGGTATTTCTAAATGAGTATATGGTaattttaaattatgtttttttctttgtaatatgtaaaaaataataGGACAATAATAATTTTTATTAGCCACTCCAAATCGATAAGAAACATAATTAATTgcgataaaaataaatatttggtTACATAGGGATTAAACGACCATCAATGGGTATGATATTTCTCATTAAGAGGGAGAACATGATGAACATTTTGCGTCTGGTATGTAGTTCGAAACACATCAACCCGTAATATATCTGAACCATATGGTCTAATTTTGTGATGTTTAAATAACATGATGTCATAATAGCATGATTGCACGTTATACCAAGATTATGTTATTTCCCACGTAAACATATGTGGCGGTTCATATCTACAACACAAGTTGTTTTAAAatcaaaaacttgaaaaatatcGGATGGGAACGAAGACAGGATCTCGTGTTGGAtgaggtgtctaagctcataactatatttggtatgtatttgacccggttgtagcatggtccttttgggttgccttcactagagcaacttgactggatgaataatggagaaagaggttattatggtttattaatatattatatgaataatatattaaaggagaaatcatattatttaattaaaattgggcaagaattaatttagaattaattttgtggtcaaaagaggttaattgaattaaggggactgaacttgtaattataagataattgcataatGGGTTGTGGAACCCTTGGAAAGGGGTTGGACAAAATCTTATGGGAGcccataaggatttcgtccaagggctaggttctggaagattcttgtgggctgcttagagcctaagcaatCGGATGAGgtctttgactgaaaccctaattcttcggTTATATAAGGACACCGTTGGCATCCAATTTTCGGCTACCACAACCCTAGAAGGATTCAAGAGCCGAAAATTACctctcccccctctctctctaagattctccaattgttttggtgtttgtgattcattagaggcatcgcatttgaggtgctaggttctcaaaagctcaaggATTTTCAAGCTACAATCAAAGGTATCATCTTAACTCTTCATTAGATGTAGATTTTGattttgttgtatgctagattagggtttgagagctttggatgattattgcatgtacaaataaaaaaacctagatccaaagctttagggtttgcatatgcaccataggattgatgttttgctcataacccaacatctCAGACGGGACCTTTGTTGCCTGCCACCAAACAAACTTTTACATCCTATTGTGGAGCACCATCTTTGCATACAGGGTGAGTACCTAGTCAACCTCCCTAAAAAAAACATTATGATTTATGGTATTTTTGCAAGTAAATAATAATTGTATTTTATAGTAATTTACCTCCCATGAGATTACATTGAACAAAAATCCGTTGAATGAACTTACAAATTACCCCAATAAGCGTTATTATCGGTATATTGCGTTCATTAACCGATAACACCAGGAAGAATTCTGAAATATCAATGTTGAGTACACTCCAACGGATGTTAAGGAATTATGATCTTTTCCCATTTCGCATGACCGATGTTGGCAAGCACCTCATGTGCATCATGGGCTAGCCAACATAATGCTCGTTGAAAATCACACATAGTATATCCTTTGCATGTACACCAAAATAAAGGTTCCAATGTTCTGTTTCCACCAACTCTTGTGCGCATATACAGTGTCACACTCTTACAACAATACACATGATAAGAATCAGGGAATACCTGACATATGCAAGAAGTAATGACATCATTTATATTGGTTATGGACGATACTTCCCTAGCCTCTGTGAGAGCTTCCTTCAACCTCATAAGGAACTAGGTACAAGAGTCGACATTATTTCTCACGTCGATACCAAATGTTATAGGCGGGGTCTGGTTATTTCCGTCAATAGCAACCGCTACAAACATTGTGTGTAGATAGTCCCCTTTTAGAGGGGCACTACCTATAAAGATAGATAAACAACAAGCAACCTATGAATACATGGAGCtctatttttttagaaaaatctaACCATTAGTTGTAAAAACATTATaacttttaattaaacaattataatttGAATCAAACTATTTTACCATACATtcaataaccacaaaatatagtTGGAAGCAATCCATAACATCGATTTTGATGTTCATGTAACTATGAGGGTCCATCCGTCGAAGGTTGTGTAGATAAGCAGACATATTAGTAAAGTTTTCTTCGTTTTCACTGTCTAACTCATCTTCATATAATAAAGAATTATGGATGACCTAAAGTAAGTAAATAACTAAATGGAATACCATGTTATATAGGGAAGACCTAGTTCTTTGGGGTCTGGAATGTGTGTCCATGACTTCGAAATGTGTGCGGAATGTGTCTGTGACTCCGAAATATCAGTTCTACATACGGTTTTGACTACAATACTCTGGAATTGAATTTCTTAGTCTGAAATGTACAATATCAGATTCTAGAATCAAAACTCCATCTACCACCATTAACTCTGGAATAAATATTGCTTCTACGGAATGATCTATTCCGAAGATAGTggtcatttttcaaaaaaaaaattaaaaattagttattattattattaaaataatagtttatatagattagattactcaatttcccttTATGAAGTAAACTTTACCTAGACACTTATtcttaaaccaaaattttcatggATGTAGAGTTCCATTTTTACACCATTACAAGTATATttactaaaaaaaacataaacatagaTTTCAACAACCTATCCGTAACAAAAGAAACAAAAGCCAAGATTTTATATATATGAACCAGAGTACCAGACCAATTCCAAAAACCATTGTACACACGAtttctttactttttttttacAGATGAATTACATTGATTCATCGAGGACCCGAAAGCTCCATTGCTTCAAGTACAAGTGAAGATTCTTGGATATAATCTGCATACTTTGAAGGAAAACTTTGTAATGATCGAAATCTTGGTGTTCCAATTGTTTGTGAAGCCTCCCATCGCTCTACTAACCCTTCTCCTTCTAACATTCTTAATACTTCAGACATTTTTGGTCGATACAAAGGGTTGAATTGGGTGCACAAAAGTGCAACTTTAACCATTTCTTCTAACTCGACCCTATCAAAATTGTTTTTTAGAGACGCATCCACCATTAGGTTCAGTTTTCCATCTTGATGGAGCTTCTTTACCTGTAGAACAAACCATGTTAggctaaaattaaaaatatactTCTATACCAATTTATACTATAACTTAATAAAGGAAAGTAAGAAAGTTAAGTACCCAATCGAGCATTACGCCTTTTTGATTCACAGCTCTTCCGAAATCCAATGCCTTTTGACCCGTAATTAGTTCAAGAAGCAAAATCCCAAAACCAAAAACATCGGTTTTTTCAGACGATTGACCCGTTGACAGATACTCGGGAGCAATGTGGCCCACGGTCCCACGAACCGCAGTGGTCACGTGAGAATCCCGGTGGTCCAACAACTTCGCCAGCCCAAAATCACCAACAACCGCCTCAAAATATTCGTCTAACAAAATGTTGGCTGCTTTCACATCCCGATGAATTATCTTCGGATCACTTTGCTCATGCAAATATAGTAAACCTCTTGCTGTTCCTAAAGCTATATTTTTCCTTCTTGGCCAATCCAAAACCGGTCTTCCATTCACCTCATCTGGTAAAATCATAAATTTAGTTCATGTAAACAAGATTTTTGTGGCAAAAAAAATTGGGTGATGAAATGAAGTACGATTGTACGAACCTTTTAATTTAGAAGCGACGCTACCATTTGGCATAAAGGGATAGACAAGAATACGTTCGTTTTCAGTTGAGCAGAAGCCCCAAAGGCGTAGAAGATTACGATGAACAGCTAAACTTATGGTTTCAACTTCGGTTTGAAATTGGATTTCACCCCCAAAATTGTTGTCGGATTTCAACCGTTTAACAGCTACAATCGTTCCATCGTTCAATAATCCTCTATAAACGATTCCAAATCCACCTTTACCTAAAATGTTCTTCGCGTTGAAATGATCTGTAGCAGCTCGAAGTTCCTTGAATGTAAATCTCCTCAAATGGCCTAAAGATACCTCAGGATCGTATTGATCTGTTTATAATATGGATCCGATTAATAACAACGAATCAAAGAATTAATAAAAGTATCAAGCCGATGGTGTTCTTAGTTCTTACCATTAACATCAAAGAATATTTGTTGATTTTTCCGATATCGCCACCAAATTAGCaaaatgagaacaaggagaaatgCAGTACTGAAGCTTACACCAAGGGCAATGGCTAGGTGATGACTTTTCTCTCCGGATGATGATCCGCCTAATAATAAAATCCAAACATCGATCGTAAATTAACCATTCGAACAAGGGTATTTATGTAATTGTGATATACACACACCTCTCATACCCTCTGGTGGCAAAGAGAGAGGCTCCGGAAAAACAATCGAACAGCCATTTTTGGAATTATGCTCACATAGCAAAGGGTTTCCTATAATTCTgaaattattaaaagaaaataattgTTAATTAGGCATATGATTAAAAGATGATATAACGTATATGAGGAACAATTGTTATTAAATAAAGAAGGGATTTTCTAATATACTCACTTGAATGTTCTTGCTGATATTTTTGGCAAAGAACCACTAAGATTATTATACGACAGGTCTCTACATAAACAAGAATTTGGgttaaattttatttaaaaaatcatttatCCATACTTAACgtaattaaaaagaataaataaataatagcaAATTAACATACACAAGAGTGAGGCCTCCAAGTTGGGATAATGATTCAGGAACTGGTCCAGTAAGGCTATTGTTGTTTAGTCGCCTGGTTTAACCATAAAGATTACTATAAAttagaaattttgaaataaaaaaaaaaaaaaagaaactaagAAAATACAAAACTTACAATAGATTCAAGTTCTTGAGATCTCCCAACGAAGTAGGCATCTCACCAGTGAACTCATTCCCTGAAAGATCAAGTGTTTGAAGGTTCCATAATTTCCCAATTGCACTTGTAATTGAACCCGAAATCGCATTATTCTGTAGTGTACTAAAACAACCACAACAAATCGTCAATTTTCAGCATACAAATATCAAGAAATTTTGTAAAATATGGAAAAAGTTGATTACATACATCGATTCAAGATTGCTAAGATTTCCAATTGCAGCGGATAACGTCCCGGATAAATTCTGACCAGGGAGTCCTCTGATTTTGATACAAAAAGAACATTAAAATTCATTAAGTCAGCTATGAATTACCTAAAAAACGATCTTAAATCTCCATGAAATTTGAAGAAATTATATGAAAAAGAACTTACAGAGCAGAAACAGATCCGTCGGTGCAGGTAATCATTCTCCAACTACATGGATCAACAGATGAGAAATCCCAGTCAAGAACATTGTGTGGATCTTCGATATCCTCTTTTATAGCCATTAGAGCAACAACTGCATCAATCgagacaaaaaaaaatattatgattcTGATACACAAATTAGATAAAACATGGAGCTTTTCTGTTTATGGTTCATATAGAGGGAGATGCTTTAATCACAAGCTACATATTGAAATGTCATTAATTCGGTGAAGGAGTACTAGATCTAGTGAACAGTAATTTAGACATTCATAAATTAGCAAAGATTTTACTTCATTAACTTTCAACCCCACCGAAAAAAGGTTCCTTATTGGGTAGAATGAACATGAAACAACAGCTAGAAAGATGGGTTAAAAacagaaaggaaaaaaaatggcAAAATGAAGATTAAAAGAAAAGACATATGAAACTAGTAAACTAACCTTCATAATTGACTCCAGAAGGAGAAAGAGTTGCAGATGAAACATTCAGCCATGTCAAAACCAGTAACCCAAATACCCATAACAAACGTTCTCTCTTCGCCATGCTTGAAAACCTTTTAAATTTTGTTCATACTAGAGGTTTCTTGAAAGAATTTCGCCaccatttttaatgtttttgataAATTCTTGTTGTCTTTTTGAAATCTCAGAAGACAGAAACAGAATCAGAATCCTGTAAAGCAAAAGTCCACAATGCACTCCACTTGTATGACAAAATTCCCCAACTACAAAATCCTTGGTATCAAAGATTCAGAAAAAAAATTTCCTGATATGAAACGATCTCTGCAATCTTTAATTCGATATTTTGGTTGTAAAATCTTGTGTTTCCTGCAACCTTTGGTTCTCCGGTCGTTATCCTATCTGGTAAATCAACATCTCTGAGAGTCTTTAATGGCGGATATAAGAAAGATACAAAAAGAATTGAATATTAAAGTAAGTGGGGATTTAATAGTATGAAAAGGATCAAATAATTGTTGGGATTTTTGTTAAGGAAAAGAAAAACTCAAAaacattagtttttttttttatacttttcatCCGGCGATTGGACTGAGGGGTAGAAGTGTGAGAGAACAAAGGGAAAGTTAAAAAGGTGCAGGTAAAATGTTGACAGATCACGTGCTGTGCTTGTCGTCGCCTTGGTTGGCTTTTGCCTCTTTTCGAGAAAAATTCTTTTTATATAAtatcaagttaaaaaaaaaacattttacttatttttaggGAATGTTACCATAACAAATATTCACTTTAATCATTGTATTtctttaaaaaatcatttttatttttaaaaatctccaCTATGACTATTATTTTCTCTTGGTGTTGGTTTTGTAGTTTTTTCTCTAAAAATATtacttatatttataaaaaaatcaatcttttgtctttttttttttttttaattttaaggcTTATCTTTTAACGAAAAAAATATAACATatcaaattttataatttttttttgttaacatATATCAATACCGACATTAAAGAAAATATcgaatttctttttcattttggaGTGAAAGGTGATTTGCCAAATTCTCTATATGTGGATTTTGGATCAGTAAATGCAACTTTTAGAACACATTCAAGTGAATGAAGAGGGTGTCATTAAAAGTTGAATGCGCACAAGATTTGgctttttcaaaaatgaaatggttgttatGCAAAGTATTAGTCAAAAACTTTTCCGGTTAAAATCTAAAATCTTTTCATTATTGTTTGAAGTCGAGGGTTTAAATTCTATTGTAAACATATCTGAATAATTTAAGAGTATTATAGTATATTTGTcgtttattaaaaaaacaaacaactctAAATCTCTATTGATTACAAGACTTTGAAACATTTTTTTCCGACCAAAGTGATTTAATTTTAAGATACAAACATTATGCTTGTAAACTaataaaaaagacaaaaaaaaaaaaaaaaagtagataagttttattattgaaaattaaaaataattacgaATAAAAGTAAACAAGACTATAAATATAAAAACTATCCAGGTTAACAtagctaaaaaattaaaaacaaaaaggtTCAACATAAAATAAGCCCAAAATACAACAATAATAAGTATTGTGAGTTTATCGGACAATAAGCGAAACAAGATGCCGATGGAGCCTTCATAAAAATATCAACAATTTGTAAAGTTAATGGTACATATGGTAGCGAGATGGTTGGACTTTGATAGAACCAAATTTGAAGGGTCAATTGAATGGTACAAGGCCATACTTGATAGAGGTTTTACTGTTATGGTAACATACTTTCAAACTTGGTTTTAGTATTGACCCTTCCCTCTTGGAAAAACAAACTACCAAAAAGATAGAATACCACCTTTCAAGTATAATAGTATATATGTGTATCCACTGGAAGATATGAACACGTGTGTTGCTTCTTGGAAGTTCTAGTACCCAAACTAGGAATATCTCTAATGGTTCATACCCAAAAGACTAAAACTAAAAACTttggg
The genomic region above belongs to Lactuca sativa cultivar Salinas chromosome 4, Lsat_Salinas_v11, whole genome shotgun sequence and contains:
- the LOC111910641 gene encoding protein NSP-INTERACTING KINASE 3 isoform X1, whose protein sequence is MAKRERLLWVFGLLVLTWLNVSSATLSPSGVNYEVVALMAIKEDIEDPHNVLDWDFSSVDPCSWRMITCTDGSVSALGLPGQNLSGTLSAAIGNLSNLESITLQNNAISGSITSAIGKLWNLQTLDLSGNEFTGEMPTSLGDLKNLNLLRLNNNSLTGPVPESLSQLGGLTLVDLSYNNLSGSLPKISARTFKIIGNPLLCEHNSKNGCSIVFPEPLSLPPEGMRGGSSSGEKSHHLAIALGVSFSTAFLLVLILLIWWRYRKNQQIFFDVNDQYDPEVSLGHLRRFTFKELRAATDHFNAKNILGKGGFGIVYRGLLNDGTIVAVKRLKSDNNFGGEIQFQTEVETISLAVHRNLLRLWGFCSTENERILVYPFMPNGSVASKLKDEVNGRPVLDWPRRKNIALGTARGLLYLHEQSDPKIIHRDVKAANILLDEYFEAVVGDFGLAKLLDHRDSHVTTAVRGTVGHIAPEYLSTGQSSEKTDVFGFGILLLELITGQKALDFGRAVNQKGVMLDWVKKLHQDGKLNLMVDASLKNNFDRVELEEMVKVALLCTQFNPLYRPKMSEVLRMLEGEGLVERWEASQTIGTPRFRSLQSFPSKYADYIQESSLVLEAMELSGPR
- the LOC111910641 gene encoding protein NSP-INTERACTING KINASE 3 isoform X2; translated protein: MAKRERLLWVFGLLVLTWLNVSSATLSPSGVNYEVVALMAIKEDIEDPHNVLDWDFSSVDPCSWRMITCTDGSVSALGLPGQNLSGTLSAAIGNLSNLESITLQNNAISGSITSAIGKLWNLQTLDLSGNEFTGEMPTSLGDLKNLNLLRLNNNSLTGPVPESLSQLGGLTLVDLSYNNLSGSLPKISARTFKIIGNPLLCEHNSKNGCSIVFPEPLSLPPEGGSSSGEKSHHLAIALGVSFSTAFLLVLILLIWWRYRKNQQIFFDVNDQYDPEVSLGHLRRFTFKELRAATDHFNAKNILGKGGFGIVYRGLLNDGTIVAVKRLKSDNNFGGEIQFQTEVETISLAVHRNLLRLWGFCSTENERILVYPFMPNGSVASKLKDEVNGRPVLDWPRRKNIALGTARGLLYLHEQSDPKIIHRDVKAANILLDEYFEAVVGDFGLAKLLDHRDSHVTTAVRGTVGHIAPEYLSTGQSSEKTDVFGFGILLLELITGQKALDFGRAVNQKGVMLDWVKKLHQDGKLNLMVDASLKNNFDRVELEEMVKVALLCTQFNPLYRPKMSEVLRMLEGEGLVERWEASQTIGTPRFRSLQSFPSKYADYIQESSLVLEAMELSGPR